One Chaetodon trifascialis isolate fChaTrf1 chromosome 12, fChaTrf1.hap1, whole genome shotgun sequence DNA window includes the following coding sequences:
- the LOC139340502 gene encoding melanoregulin-like, with amino-acid sequence MGAKFTICCCHYYLRHNRDEKNAILRMRTTTASRQPELLTSESSDSDTDEESLFGPQPSRGSPWSDKPSQRSAGDPWATVNTACESPTMRGSDRQLQAFISMRDQADKATEEWEKLNYDIYTLRYARREVRSRWKKILLQLGYQCEAEALLCVNRQSRLIREQEHLNKAAELLQQLLDHTSLFPLGTAHQNRYLYVMDRLVLLDSAEEFVRLAKEKYPTKGG; translated from the exons ATGGGTGCCAAGTTTaccatctgctgctgtcactacTATCTGAGACACAACAGGGATGAGAAGAACGCTATTTTACG CATGCGGACCACCACAGCTTCCAGACAACCAGAGCTGTTAACCAGTGAGTCCAGCGACAGCGACACAGACGAGGAGAGCCTTTTTGGACCACAGCCATCGAGAGGCAGCCCGTGGAGCGACAAGCCGAGCCAGAGGAGCGCCGGGGATCCGTGGGCCACTGTGAACACAGCGTGTGAATCTCCCACCATGCGAGGATcggacagacagctgcaggctTTCATCAGCATGAGAGACCAGGCCGACAAGGCTACAGAG GAATGGGAGAAGCTGAACTATGACATATACACGTTACGCTACGCCAGACGAGAAGTCAGATCTCGATGGAAGAAAATCCTGCTGCAGCTCG GCTATCAGTGCGAGGCAGAGGCCttgctgtgtgtgaacaggcaGAGCCGGCTCATTCGAGAGCAGGAGCATCTCAACAAGGCGGCAGAACTGTTGCAACAGCTGCTGGACCACACCTCGCTGTTTCCTCTGGGGACGGCACACCAGAACAGATACCTCTACGtcatg GACCGCCTGGTGTTGCTGGACAGTGCTGAGGAGTTTGTCCGACTGGCCAAAGAAAAATACCCCACGAAAGGAggttga